From the Thomasclavelia ramosa DSM 1402 genome, the window GAATCGCGAAATGAATTATTTACATATAGTGGTCTTGAATTGATTGTTAAAAGATACTTGATTCAAAATCATGACCGCGAAATTATTGAAAAACCACAGGAAATGTTTATGTCAATTGCTATGCATTTGGCCATGAATGAATCAAATAGAGTTAAGTGGGCAAAAGAGATTTATGATATTTTAAGTACTTTAAAAGTGACGATGGCAACACCAACTATGTCTAATGCGAGAAAGCCATTTCATCAAATGAGTTCATGTTTTATTGATACTGTCGATGATTCATTAGCAGGAATATATAAAAGTATAGATAATTTTGCTAAAGTTTCAAAAAACGGTGGTGGAATGGGACTGTATTTTGGAAAAGTACGTGCTAATGGAAGTAGTATCAGAGGTTTCAAAGGAGCAGCAGGAGGTGTGATTCGATGGCTTAAACTTGTAAATGATACTGCAACAGCAGTAGATCAATTAGGAGTTCGGCAGGGAGCAGCAGCAGTATATTTGGATGCATGGCATAAAGATCTACCCGAATTTTTACAAATTAGAACAAATAATGGCGATGATCGAATGAAAGCACATGATATTTTTCCTGCGGTTTGTTATCCAGATTTATTTTGGAAATTAGCTAAAAATGATTTGGAAGCTTCATGGTACATGATGTGTCCACACGAGATACATGAAGTTAAAGGTTATTATTTAGAGGATTGTTATGGTGAAGAGTGGGAAAGGAAATATTATGAGTGCGTTGAAGATGACCGAATTCCTAAACGCGTTATGACAGTTAAAGAAATTGTTCGTTTAATTATTAAATCACTAGTTGAAACAGGAACTCCTTTCACATTTAATCGCGATCATGTTAATAATTTTAATCCTAATCCTCATCAGGGAATGATATATTGCAGTAATCTTTGCACAGAAATTGCTCAAAATATGCAAGCGATGGAGATCTTACCGTCTGAGGAAATTGAGGTTAATGGTGAAACTATTATTGTTGAAAAAACAAAACCAGGTGATTTTGTAGTTTGTAATTTAGCTTCATTAACATTAGGTCATCTTGATGTCTTAAATGATGATGAATTGAGACACGTTATCAGTGTTGTAATTAGGGCTTTGGACAATGTAATTGATTTAAATTATTATCCAATTCCTTTTGCCAAAATAACTAATCAAAAATATCGTGCGATTGGATTAGGAACAAGTGGTTATCATCATATGCTGGTAAAATTGAAAATGTCATTTGAAAGTGATGAGCATTTACAGTTTATTGAGCAGCTTTATGAAAAGATTAATTACTTTGCGTTGGAAGCTTCATGTGATTTAGCTAAAGAAAAAGGAAGTTACTCATTGTTTAATGGTAGTGATTTTGAAACAGGTGCATACTTTATAAAACGTCGCTATCAAAGTAAAGCATGGCAAAATCTTCAAGCTAAAATCAAAGAAAATGGTTTAAGAAATGGATATCTTTTAGCGATTGCCCCAACCAGTTCAACTTCAATTATTGCTGGAACAACAGCAGCGGTTGATCCTATCATGAAAAAGTATTTTATGGAAGAGAAAAAGGGAAGTATGATTACTAGAGTTGCTCCCGACTTAGATTCTGAAACTTTTTGGTTATATAAAAATGCGCATTATATTGATCAAGAGTGGATTGTTAAAGCAGCGGGAATTAGGCAGCGTCATCTCGACCAGTCACAATCAGTTAATTTATATATGACAAATGAGTTTACTTTTAGAAAGTTGCTTAATTTGTATATTAAAGCTTGGGAGTATGGTGTTAAAACATTATATTATGTTAGAAGCCAGTCTTTAGAAGTTGAAGAATGTGAATCATGCAGTTCATAGGAGGTAATAATGGAACTTAAACAAAAAGCATTATTTAATGCTAAAGGTGATATTGATGTAAGAAAACGTCGAATGATAAATGGAAATACAACAAATCTTAATGATTTTAATAATATGAAATATCAGTGGGTCAGTGATTGGTACCGTCAGGCGATGAATAATTTTTGGATTCCAGAAGAAATAAATTTGACTCAAGATATTAGAGATTATCGTTTGTTAAGTGAGGCAGAACGAACCGCATATGATAAGATTCTTTCATTTTTAGTTTTCTTAGATTCTTTACAGACAGCCAATCTTCCTAATATTGGTGAGTATATTACAGCAAATGAAATTAATCTTTGTTTAACCATTCAAGCATTTCAAGAAGCGGTCCATTCACAAAGTTATAGCTATATGCTTGATTCAATTTGTTCACCAACTAAACGAGATGAAATTTTATATCAATGGAAATTTGATGAACATTTGTTGAAGCGAAATGAATTTATTGGTGAACAGTATAATGCATTTCTTGAACATAAAGATAGTTTTCATTTAATGAAAACGATTATGGCTAATTATATTTTGGAAGGAATTTATTTTTATTCAGGATTTATGTTCTTTTATAATTTAGGGCGAATGGGTAAGATGTCGGGATCAGCTCAAGAGATTCGTTATATTAATCGTGATGAAAATACACATTTATGGTTATTTAGAAATATGATTATTGAGCTGCAAAAGGAAGAACCGACATTATTTACCCCTGAAAAGATTGAGGTTTATCGTAATATGCTAAAACGTGGAGTTGAAGAGGAAATTGCTTGGGGGCAATATGTCTTGGGAAATCGAATTGAGGGTCTAACGATGGATATGGTCAGTGATTATATTCATTATCTCGGTAATTTAAGAGCATTTTCATTGAATTTTGAACCATTATATGAAGGATTTGAGACAGAACCTGAAGCAATGAAATGGGTAAGTATTTATAGTAATGCAAATAACATTAAGACCGATTTTTTTGAAGCAAAATCTACTGCTTATGCAAAGTCTAGTGCTATTGAAGATGATTTATAGAATATTTAGAAAAGCAAGATAGAAAACTACCTTGCTTTTTTGATTGATCTATTGTTCAGCTATTTGATGCATAAACGTTTATTAGAGGAGGATATATTGATGTATAGAATAAAAAAATCCGTTATTATTTTCTTCGCTTATCGCATTTATTGTTAGCCTGATCTATTTATTAATATCTATAGTAATAGCAGTATATTATAATCTATGGAATGGTCTATTCCTTCATTCTTATTGTAATTCAGTCGTTTTTGTGTTTTGTTTCCTGTGATAATGATGAGAAATTTTTTATACACCGCTATATATTTTATTTTCAAATATTAATGTGGATGTATCATTGGATAATTTAGCTTTGTCTTCACCAGTTGTCTCGAGCATGTACTTAAATATCATTATGATAGCATCAGTAGGAATCATCGGTTATATAATTTTACAGTCTATTCACCTTAATAAACAGCCACCTTTAATTACTGTCTTTAGTATTTCAGCGATGCATAGGTGCTATTTTAATGATTTTAATTTTATTTTGTCAAAGCTCCGATGCTATTATTAAGGCGTGAACATGAAGCTATTGTTAATCATCAATTATGTATCACTAATACTTTTGAACAGGTTTTTAAAGAAAAAATGCTAAAACTTTATAAAAAAGTTCGGTATCTTTGTAATACTCATGGATATCCTTTTACTAAAAATATTCATTCAAAATATCTTGCTGATTTAATTTATCTAAAAATGAAGCTTCTATGATACTTTTTACTGATTATCTATCTGGTAGACAGTAAGCTTAAAAACTGTATTGCAATGTGATATATTAAACTTTGCCTAAAAATAATAACTATGCTAGTAATAGTTTATTTTTTTATTATATATTTGTTTGACAAGTCTAACACCAGGAGATAAGATATAATTGTTGGTTAGATTAGGCTAACTATTATAATTGTTTTAATTGAAATATTTAGCATTAAATCCTATTTTAAAAAGATTATAGAGGGTGTTGTGTGGTGAATCGGATGATTCTATTCGAAAAATCAATTTGTAAGATTGAAAAATGAGAATTATCCATATTGTGTGATGATGGAAATTAATGGGATGAGTTGTACCGATTGTCAGCAACAAATTGAAAATGAGTTTAATCAGAAGAAAATTTATTTAGAACAGCATTTGGCTGTACTTCTACCAAAACAAGATGCAAGTGTGGAATCAGTCTAGGTTTTAATAGAGATAGTTGGCTATCGTGTTATTAAATTAAAAAAATCTGAATTAAAAGATAGGGGGATTTATATGTATTTGCAATTAGAAAATGTAGAAAAATATTATGGTGAAAATGAAAATCGGGTTCAAGTTTTAAAAGGGGTCAATGGTTCAATAGAACGCGGTGAAATCTGTGTTATGCTAGGACCTTCAGGCTCTGGTAAATCAACATTATTAAATTTAATTGGAGGTATCGAAATAATTGATTATGGTAATGTGATAGTTGGTGGAATTGATTTAGCATCTTTATCAAAAACAAAATTAGGGTTATACCGGCGGGATACTTTGGGCTTTGTTTTCCAATTTTATCATCTAGTCCCAAATTTAACAGTAAAAGAAAATATTGAAACAGGTGCATATTTGAGTAAGACACCACTAGCTGTTGAAACACTATTAGATAAATTAGGATTAAAAGAACATTGCAATAGGTATCCTAATCAATTATCAGGAGGACAGCAGCAACGAACTGCAATTGGTCGTGCTCTAGCAAAAAATCCTAAATTATTATTATGTGATGAACCGACAGGAGCTTTAGATTATCATACATCTAAAGATATTTTAGAATTATTAGAACAGATTAATCAGGATTATGGAACAACTATTTTAATTGTTACTCATAATGATGCAATTGCTAAAATGGCACATCGCGTGCTGCGTTTGCGAGATGGACAAATTGTTTCAAACTATTTAAATACATCACGAATCAATGCTAAAGAGTTAGAATGGTAGTAGGGTGTTAGCATGAAAAATCCATTAAATAAGAGTTTAAAAAAAGAATTCACTGATAACTTAGCTCGTTATCTAGCACTTGCTTTGGTCATGATAGTTATGATTGCAACTGTTTCAGGTTTTTTTAGTGTAGCTTATAGTGTTAATAATCTATTAAAACAAAATCAAGATGAATGTTTAGTCGAGGATGGACAGTTTACTGTTTTAAAACCATTGACTAAAGAAGTAATTAAAGAAATTGAAAAAGAGCCTGTAAAACTTTATGAAAATTTCTATAGCGAGCAAAAGATCAAAAATAGTGCTACATTAAGGATATATCAAGATCGTGAAAATATTAATTTGGTTACAGTTTACCAAGGGAAACTCCCAAAAAAGCATCAAGAAATAGCATTAGATCGGCTTTTTGCAATAAAAAATGGTTATAAAATAAATGATCAAATTAAGGTCAATGGTATAAAGTTAACTATCGTTGGATATTTAAGCCTACCTGACTATAGTTCGTTGATTAAGGATAATAGTGATTTAATGATGGATCCTATCCATTTTGGAGTTGCTATTGTAGATGAGTCAGATTTTGCTTTATTAAAAGAGAATAATATTAATTATACTTATAGTTATAAATCAAATGATGATTTAAGTAGTAAAGAAAATTACGATCAATTAAATCAAATTAGAGATATCGTAGTTGATAGTGGATGTAGCTTAACAGGAATGATGACCCAAGAGATGAACCAGGCAATATCATTTTTACCTAATGATATGGGTGGTGATATCCCAATGATGAATATGTTGTTTTATATCATTTTGGTTATTTTAGCCTTTATTTTTGTTGTAATTTCACAGGCGATAATTGAAGACCAAGCAACTGCAATTGGCACATTACTAGCTAATGGTTATACAAAACAAGAGTTGATTCACCATTATCTTACTTTAGTAATGATCATTGTTTTTGTAAGTGGACTAGTGGGAAATGTTATTGGATATACAATAATGCCTTCATTTTTTTCTAATATGTACTATAACAGTTATTGCTTGCCACCATTACAGTTAAAATTTATTCCTAGTGTATTTGTTAATACTACTGTGATTCCTTTTTTGGTTATTTTGATAGTCAATTATTTAATGTTATGGCATAAATTAAATATTTCGCCATTAAAATTTTTAAGACAAGATCTACATGAAAATAAGAAAAGTCATTATATTCATTTAAAGCAAACGTCGTTTATTAAGCGCTATCGTCAAAGAGTGATTCTTCAAAATAAGGGAAGTTATTTGGTTTTAATGATTGGAATTATTTTTGCTAGTTTTCTTTTAACTTTTGGTTTTTGTATTACCCCGTCGATTGAACGTTATTTAGAAAATATGGAAA encodes:
- a CDS encoding ribonucleoside-diphosphate reductase subunit alpha, giving the protein MLIQKRNGLFQDYDNNKIETAIKKAFCSLSETIKDDELKKMIADIEKHIIADMSVEAIQDLVEETLMKHGYLQVAKAYILYRQKHTEQRLIIDELLALLGDQNLKKVLLKIHKDYPQEEYSLQLLLVKFKTFYKEGMSHFEALKMLMKASVELISKEAPKWEMISARFLTYDVNQQVDQKMNTAGRYTFYERINYLAQQGYYGQYILESYSKDEIDMLGQYISESRNELFTYSGLELIVKRYLIQNHDREIIEKPQEMFMSIAMHLAMNESNRVKWAKEIYDILSTLKVTMATPTMSNARKPFHQMSSCFIDTVDDSLAGIYKSIDNFAKVSKNGGGMGLYFGKVRANGSSIRGFKGAAGGVIRWLKLVNDTATAVDQLGVRQGAAAVYLDAWHKDLPEFLQIRTNNGDDRMKAHDIFPAVCYPDLFWKLAKNDLEASWYMMCPHEIHEVKGYYLEDCYGEEWERKYYECVEDDRIPKRVMTVKEIVRLIIKSLVETGTPFTFNRDHVNNFNPNPHQGMIYCSNLCTEIAQNMQAMEILPSEEIEVNGETIIVEKTKPGDFVVCNLASLTLGHLDVLNDDELRHVISVVIRALDNVIDLNYYPIPFAKITNQKYRAIGLGTSGYHHMLVKLKMSFESDEHLQFIEQLYEKINYFALEASCDLAKEKGSYSLFNGSDFETGAYFIKRRYQSKAWQNLQAKIKENGLRNGYLLAIAPTSSTSIIAGTTAAVDPIMKKYFMEEKKGSMITRVAPDLDSETFWLYKNAHYIDQEWIVKAAGIRQRHLDQSQSVNLYMTNEFTFRKLLNLYIKAWEYGVKTLYYVRSQSLEVEECESCSS
- a CDS encoding ribonucleotide-diphosphate reductase subunit beta; this encodes MELKQKALFNAKGDIDVRKRRMINGNTTNLNDFNNMKYQWVSDWYRQAMNNFWIPEEINLTQDIRDYRLLSEAERTAYDKILSFLVFLDSLQTANLPNIGEYITANEINLCLTIQAFQEAVHSQSYSYMLDSICSPTKRDEILYQWKFDEHLLKRNEFIGEQYNAFLEHKDSFHLMKTIMANYILEGIYFYSGFMFFYNLGRMGKMSGSAQEIRYINRDENTHLWLFRNMIIELQKEEPTLFTPEKIEVYRNMLKRGVEEEIAWGQYVLGNRIEGLTMDMVSDYIHYLGNLRAFSLNFEPLYEGFETEPEAMKWVSIYSNANNIKTDFFEAKSTAYAKSSAIEDDL
- a CDS encoding DUF6688 domain-containing protein, with protein sequence MFYTPLYILFSNINVDVSLDNLALSSPVVSSMYLNIIMIASVGIIGYIILQSIHLNKQPPLITVFSISAMHRCYFNDFNFILSKLRCYY
- a CDS encoding DUF6688 family protein, with amino-acid sequence MLLLRREHEAIVNHQLCITNTFEQVFKEKMLKLYKKVRYLCNTHGYPFTKNIHSKYLADLIYLKMKLL
- a CDS encoding ABC transporter ATP-binding protein, producing MYLQLENVEKYYGENENRVQVLKGVNGSIERGEICVMLGPSGSGKSTLLNLIGGIEIIDYGNVIVGGIDLASLSKTKLGLYRRDTLGFVFQFYHLVPNLTVKENIETGAYLSKTPLAVETLLDKLGLKEHCNRYPNQLSGGQQQRTAIGRALAKNPKLLLCDEPTGALDYHTSKDILELLEQINQDYGTTILIVTHNDAIAKMAHRVLRLRDGQIVSNYLNTSRINAKELEW
- a CDS encoding ABC transporter permease, with the protein product MKNPLNKSLKKEFTDNLARYLALALVMIVMIATVSGFFSVAYSVNNLLKQNQDECLVEDGQFTVLKPLTKEVIKEIEKEPVKLYENFYSEQKIKNSATLRIYQDRENINLVTVYQGKLPKKHQEIALDRLFAIKNGYKINDQIKVNGIKLTIVGYLSLPDYSSLIKDNSDLMMDPIHFGVAIVDESDFALLKENNINYTYSYKSNDDLSSKENYDQLNQIRDIVVDSGCSLTGMMTQEMNQAISFLPNDMGGDIPMMNMLFYIILVILAFIFVVISQAIIEDQATAIGTLLANGYTKQELIHHYLTLVMIIVFVSGLVGNVIGYTIMPSFFSNMYYNSYCLPPLQLKFIPSVFVNTTVIPFLVILIVNYLMLWHKLNISPLKFLRQDLHENKKSHYIHLKQTSFIKRYRQRVILQNKGSYLVLMIGIIFASFLLTFGFCITPSIERYLENMENSIKTNYQYLLKVPVEAAGEKITYTLLQTYFAAGEIDLDVSFYGLDDNSIYYADIDLPKEKDQIIISYDFAKKVGLEKGDKVTFTNQYTEQEYQLKVFDIYNSRTNISVYMSRESLNNLLEEDLNYYNSYLSDQKLNIDKKYLSTMITRTDMLKIGDQMTETFSQMIPIMSGIAIVIYLVVMYILTKLVLDRNTNYMSFLKVIGYNSQEIAKIYLKATALVVVFSLLISLPICKYGLEILFIQAMMRFAGYIEIYIPTYLYVMIFTVGLITYFVVNWLLNKQIQRIDLGKSLKETE